CATACCTTTAAAAGAGAGGAGCCGATTCCCAGTGTGACCTTTCACAGCACATTGTGGAACGATGTCCTTTTTATCTTCCTGCGCCAGTACCTTTTGGCTTGCTCTCATTCCCTGATGGGCTGTTTTTCTAAAAGAGTAAGGCTAGCTGTGGGAATTGAGCTTTTGGATAACACTGAGTCCCAGCTCTGGAAAGATCCAGTCTCTGGGGTCTTGACTCTCTGTCCTTGCCACTGAAGGTGCACACGGGTCAGACTAGCACCTTAGCTAGCTGCGGTGACCTCAAGATAGAGCTCATCAGCTGATGCATTTGCCAGGGCCAGGCAGGAGACAGGGCTCTGTGGGATCCTGCTAAAGGAGGGCCAGGACCTCTGGTGTCTGTGGTGCCTTTTCCCTATTCTGCCCTGACACTGCTGTTGGGGTTCATGGCCAGAGAGCCCACAGGGAAAGCACCATGCTTTTAGTATCACCTTCTACTCTGGGGTCAACTCTACTATTTCCCAGCATGCAAACACGCACTGATTATGGATTTCAGCTCTTGGAACTTAACTGACAATACAAAATTAAGCTTATAACAAATTATAGATGGTTCATCATGCAGTGTTTCAAAATGTCCAAATCTAAAGGAACAGAAGTACAAAGATTCTCATTCCTGTGCCCTGCCCCTCTCACTGAagattatttttctcatatttgaaACCTTAGCTGGgtgagtggctcacgcctgtaatcctaacactctgggaggccaaggcaggtggatcacctggggtcaggagttcgagaccagtctggccaacatggtgaaaccccgtctctactaaaaatacaaaaattagctgggtgtggtggcacgtgcctataatcccagctactcgggaggctgagatgggagaattgcttgaacccagaaggtggaggctgcagtgagcccagatcgcgctactgcactctagcctaggcgacagagcaagactccatctcaaaacaacaacaacaaacaaaacaaaacaaaacaaaaaatcttataCTGTGTATTTTGAAACAGGATGTACTGTTTGGAGAAGATGCATTCATTAGACTGGAATGACTTTGATCAACGCCAATTTCAGATGCTTACATAGGTCACCTGACAGAATCATTTTATAAAGAGGACCAAAGAGCTTCATCCAGATTTAATGCTTATTCTCAGGCATGACTTCTCAGATGTCAAATGCTGCTACTGCTGTGAATAAGCCTTTAAAGGTCTCTTCAGTAATACAGGTGGTGACTGTAACACGCGGGTCACAAACGTAACCACAGGACAGATGCAAACAGAAACCGTCCTGAACTCACATAAATAGGGATCTGTAACTTGGGAGAAAATGTGCATCTAGAAAGTGCTATATCCCAGACTATTTCGATAGAATTGATGTTCATACTCTGGAAAAGCTGTgacttaaaatataattcttgTGTGACAAAGATTCCAAAGATGCATATGGaaaattttgtttcataaaaTTGGAGAATTGAAAAGGCCACATTTGTAAATTAATACAGACATAAAATCATACATCAATTATAAAACAATAAGTAAActaaatttaaacttttaatgtTATAGTATGTAATAGGCATTTTACtattttatctacatttttaGAAGTTAATGTATTATTAACTTTGACTAAAAAACTTTTGAAGTATCTCTTTATtggaaaaaatggggaaaatgaccTTATATTTGGGCTTACACACTTTGTGTTAATAAGTTATAAGCACCTAAAAGCCAGCCTACAAAACATCTACTTTAAAATTACCTAATATAAGCCAAAGGTTTTGAATGTATACTTTAATCTTAAGATGACTTTGGAaagttctttattttactttagagTAAAAAGTTTAATGAGCAAACTACAGaacataaaaaaatacattacataggctgggcgcagtggttcatgtctataatcccagcactttgggaggacaaggcgggtgaatcacctgaggtcaggtgtttgagaccagcctggccaatatggtgaaaccccgtctctactaaaaatataaaaattagctgggcgtggtggcgggtgcgtgtaatcccagctactcgggaggcttaggcaggaggatcgcttgaaaccagaaggcagaggctgcagtgagccaagatcgcaccactgcactccagcctgggagaaagagtgaaaactccatctcaaacaaacaaagaaacaattacATAAGGACTTCAAGATTGATGTGCCAAATAAGATTAACTTTGTTGGGTAATGAGTAAGTGTGTACTTGACAGTTGTTATGGAGGGAAATCAAATATAGATCTCTGAATTAGCATAATGACACTATAACGGAAGTCTACTGAATCAGCATCTTAAGATGCACGTGAGTTGTTGCCTGTATCCGATAATTTAAGGACCCACACATAAATCCTTCTCTAATTGTCAGCTAAAAGCCACAAATTATAAACTTAGAGTCATGAAGGATGGAAATTATTgggtatcccttatctgaaatgcttgggaccaaaagtgtttcagattttgatttttttcagattttggaatatttgcatatatatacggAGATACCTCAAaaatgggacccaagtctaaagacaaaattcatttgtttcctATGCACCATATACACATAGCTTGAAGGTAAAGGTGtaccatattttaaataattttgtgcctCAAGTTTGTGTTAAGTATTTATTTGTGGAATTTTCCAGTTGTGGCATTGTGCTGACACTCCaaaagtttcagatttgggaacattctggatttcagatttttggatgaGGGATGCATCAATACATTAGGGATGTATTGATTGCTAAACGCCCTTTAATCCATAtccatatttattgaaaatgtaaCAAGGCATTCTCATTTCAAGCAATCTCTCTGCAGTAACTCATCCTTTTAAAAGAATGCCACACCTATCATGTACCCACTAAGTATCCGTGGtaataaaaaagttttcaaaatgaaaaaataaaataaaataaaaaaataaaaaataaaaaacacgcCAATGGAATACTTTGAAATACCTGTATCTTTCCTCTTGCAGGGTCtgagaaataaaaccatattCTCTCTTAAACTGCACCTTCAGTGCCTCGATGTCCTCAGCCAGCTGAGCTTGGGTATCCTTGATCTCCCTCAGTTCCTCCAGGATCACGGCGAGCTTCCCCTGGCTGTCCAGTGTGCTGGCTCCACCAGCCCCAAACGACTGGTTTCCGTTACTGTCGGCCGAGCCTGACGTGCCACTCGAACATTCATCATCACTGCCATACTTGGGTTTGTTCACGATGGTAGCGCTGCCCCCGTAGGCCCTGGCACTCGCCTCTGGCCTAAACTCCTCTAAGGAATTTTTCAAGTGAGCAATGTTGTCGGCGCTGCCAAACTTATTCCGGATCAGGTTGGCAAACTCTCTGGACTTATTGAAAACAAACACAGGTGGAGTAAGTGAGACCCCTGGCATGCCCGATTTGCTGCTCTCCATGCAATGGGGGGCAGTTCGAGATTTCACGTGGGCATCTTTCAAAGAGCGATGTATATCCTTCAGGTGGTCTTTGGAAATGTCCTTTGAGCTCCTGGAGGCTCCATTCTGCTCGATCTCTCTGAGCTTTCGATGATACTGCTCTAACTTCTTCTGCagctgggcgatggagtgagctgatttctgattcttcttcTCAAAGACTTGCTTGATACGTCCCGCCTGCTGCTTGTCCGCGTTGTTCACTAGTTTCAGATACTCCGCAACATTCCCATCGCGCGATGTTTGCTCAATTTTTATCTGCTCTGTTACCTTTAGAATTTTTTGCTTCAGGCTGTCTGCAGTGAGTTTGACCTTGTGGAAGTCCAGGATGCCATCCGGGACATCAAAGTTGAGGTTGGTGTCTGACCCCCCTCGGCGTATGTTCAGGGGCAGGCTTAAGGTATTCATGTCATGACGTtctacctgaaagagacaggaaaGAAGCACATTAAAATTTGAAGTCAAAGAGATAATTACTGTGACAGAATCTGTGCACATACAAGATACATACATTAAGTCCCAGTTTTTCGAACTACAAGTGTCACGGGATAAAATCCCCCTGCTGTCCCCTCCAGTTGAACATAGGGGCAGCCTGGCTCCTTCCTGCATCCATCTACACTAAGTAGCTGTGAGCTTCGGATCTCCCAGGGTAtccacttttttgtgtgtgatgagaCTGTAACCTGGCTCCCAGGGTAGAAAACGCAAAATAGAATGAGGTCACCAGTCAGtcccggtctcccaaagtgcccaggTAACTGGAATGCCTGCCATACCACATTCACTGGGAACTTCACCACTATGGGGAACGCATCCAACTCAGAACTCACTCACTTAATAGaaggagaatcttttttttttttttttttttaaaaaaaaagaaagatggggaaaaataGGGAAAAAGATACGAGCAGGTACATCCATCAAACAAgaacattattttcttaatggaaTCATTAAATAGATGTGATAGAATAATATGGTACAAGATTAACTTTAATAATTGGGTAATACAACAGTATttagatatggaaacaacctcaaACCACACCAcagtgatattaaaaaaaaaaaaggcgggggtggggtggggtgggcgctgctgggcgaggtggctcacacctataatcccagcactttgggaggcccaggcaggtggatcacctgaggtcgggagcttgagaccagcctggctaacatggtgaaaccccatctctactaaaaatacaaaattagttgggcatggtggtgggcacctgtaatcccagctacttgggagactgaggcaggagaatcacttgaacccggaaggtggaggttgcagtgagccgagatcacaccactgtactctatctagactgggcaacagagtgagactctgtctcaaaaaataaataaataaaataatgagaaaactaagaccaCATAAAATAGTTTTCTCACTCAAGGGCCATTTAGGGAAAAGAACTGCAAGGTAGCATTGAGTTTCCTGGTGAAGGGGGTGGCAAGTTTGTGCTCTAAACCGAAAAGGCAGAAGTAGACCATATCCCAGGGTCTATGGATGCCTCTCATGGGTTGTCTCACTTCACTACCATGCCAGCCAAAGAACATGCTAGATTCATAAACACGTAGAAACcaagggttaaggccaggatttgaatccaagtcCTCCTAACTGTAACCCTCTTTCCATGTCAGGTCACTCCATTGTTGATGTTCCTGGAGGATGAAAAACAGCTCTTTGTAGAGTTCAAACACAATCTACAAACAAGTCTTAAGATCCAAACTGAAGCATCTCATTTGTCAATATCCCTTTGATTAGATTAATGACTTGATATACAGTCTTAATAGAAATCAAATGAGAAGCAAGACAATATTCAGCATGTTACcttttttttaaggaattagTGGGCTGACagcaaaaaaattagtaaaaaattaatgaatctcccactaagtgatatggtttggatctgtgtccctatccaaatctcatgttcaattgtaatccccaatgttggaggtgaggcctggtgggaggtgattgaatcatgggggcggatttctcatgaatggtttagcatcatccctctgctgctgttctcatggtagtgagtcctcctgagatttggttgtttaaaagtgtgtagcacctcccctctctTGCAGGCATCCTCCTGCTTTCGCCATGGGAAGTGCCTGCTCCcgctctgccttccaccatgagtaaaagctccctgcagcctccccagAACCAGAggaagccatgcttcctgtacacagcctgcagaaccgtgagccaattacacttcttttcttataaattatcaggattcaggtatttctttatagcaatgtgagaaaagACTAATGCTCTAGGTGATCCAGACTTGAATATGGACCATATCCAACAACGGGTATTAACACTTCACCACATAATAAATCCTGCCCAGTGCTTTATTCCAGAGGAGGGAGCACAGCAGCACAGTGGGACACCATCCTAGATGGGCGGGTCAGGCCTCCTCCACAACTTACAAACATTCATTAGCATTAGCTCTTAGCCCCTCTCTTCCAATGCACAATTTTGTCATGAATGAGAGACACTGGTTGCTTTATCTGGCAGAGGAGCACCATATAGGAAAAGCTGGAGGGAAATAAATGCCCAATCACTACAAGACTAGAAAACAGGATATATGAAAAAAGGATAAAGAAGTTGTGACTTCACCTGGTCAAGAGGGAAGGATGGGGATAGGGAATAAAGAAGGTATACAACAATCTTTAAGTCCTAGAGGGTCGACCACAGGAAGCTCAAGGAATCTAGTATCTGTGGCTCATTAGTGGACCCAAACAGGAACAGGTTCAAATTATAGCAACAGAGAATGCATGAAacttagaaaatgtttattttgggcAGATGGGTAATTAATGGTAACTGTACAATCACTGAGGCTAAAAATTTGATTTTGCTGGAGATATTATATCTGATCATGCTACTCTATGTCTTAGAAACTTCCTTTGGCTTCCTAATGGctactaaatgaaataatataaccTGGCATATCATTTCATTTAGCAGGCATTAGGAAGGACCTTATAGGGCTATAAGGCCCTAGCCCACCTTTCAGGCGTCACCTCACCTGAAGGACACCTTAAGAATACCTTACAACTTAAATTCCCAGAATGTATATGAATTTTCTATGGATTTTCTCATATGCATGATATTCACAATGCCTGCCACCCATTTACTTATGCTTATCAAAATTCTACATATTCTTTAAAACCCATTtcaagggccaggcgcagtggctcacgcctgtaatctcagcactttgggaggctgagacgggtggatcataaggtcaggagatcgagaccatcctggctaatacggtgaaaccctgtctctactaaaaatacaaaaaaattagccaggcatggtggcatgtgcctgtagtcccagctacccgggaggctgaggcaggagaactgcttgaacccaggaggtggaggttgcagtgagccattgcactccagcctgagtgacagagcgagacaccgtctcaaacaaacaaacaaacaaaacccatttcaaatgccccttctgccatgaagcTTTTCCCAGTCCCAGTGGAACGCTCCCTCTCCATTCTGTGACACGCCTGTTGCTCTGTGCTTGTCTTGTGGCACTTCCTGACTCCTCCTTTGATCACTACCCATGCACTTTAACCCCCTGCGGACTGCAAGCTCCTTTGGGGAGGCATGATGTCATAGCTGTACCCAACTTGAAGTTCTCGTACTTCCCTAGGAGGCtgtcaataaatgtttgtctACTGAACCAAAGTGCCATCATTCTTTATTCCAAGGAGTCTGCCCTGGAATCATTTAAGACACCTTTCCATTGAGCCAAAAAATCACCTCAGAAGTTCTGCTCGCATAGCCCTGACAATTCCAGGTGAAGATGGTTTCCCAATACCTGGATAATAAATCCGGCACCATTTGAGACTGATTCAACTAAACAGAGATTTTTTTCCGAGTATCAATGTGCAACAAGATACACAAATACAAATAAGGACTTTTAAACTTTAATTGAAGCACAATTTATACTCAGAAAAGAGCACATGTAATAAGTACAAAGTGAAATAAGTACTCGATGAATTTTTACAAGCTGAACACATTGTGTGACCAGCAGCCAGTTAAAGAAATAGAACACAAGCCTCCCTTGTGCCCTCCTTCAATCACAACGAcatcacctccacctccaggggcaACCATGATCCTCACTTCAAACCACATACATTAGTTTTGCCTGTTGTATACATGTATTCTTCTTGTCATTTTTCACTCAGCACTGTTTGTGAGTTTCATAAGAACTTGGTTTTGCCCTCCTGGAGCTCACAGATAAGACGAGATGAAGTTATTTAAAATCTGGCTGGCATTCTCTATTGAGAAGTCCACAACAACATCTAGAGGTAGAAAGGTTTTCATACTTTACCTTACCAAACCGAGCAGTAAATAAACACCTGTTCTTACTCCTTTAATTCTCAACTGCACCAGGGCTGGTCATCCAACTCTGAGTCTCAAGGCAAAGCCTCATGCTCTCACAGACCTCTCGTTACAGGACAGCCTTGTATGCACAGGAATGTTTATGCACAGATGGCCAAATGACTTTTGGCTTACTTTATGATTTAACAATGCTTGGCATGTTCTCAAGAGTCCAGGTTGGCGAAAGCAACAGCATTTAAAGCCCCAAATCAATCGATCTTACTGCTTGTCAGCAAATCTCAGTTAAAAATGTTTGATGAGGGTATAAAGTTGGAACTATTACTAGGCTGCTCCTTTTGCCCTTTTATAACCCTAGCTAGCACTGCATGGGATAATTGAGAGACAGCTACACCCATCATTGTTAGATGCCTGTAAATTCCCTGAACACAAACTGAAATTACATGTGCGTGCTAGAAGAAAGCTGTCAGTCCTCTACCCTTCGTTTAATCCAGACTTGGCACTAACCCTATACAATACACTATACGTTGCAGCTTGGTTTCAGGGTTAGGACGCAGGGAGGACAAAGGTTTCTGGTTATCTAGACTCAGTGTACACTGTGTGGATCAGGACACTGTGTTTCTGTTTGGGCGCTGACATTTACTATGTATGTGTTCTTGGGTAAACTGAGTCACCTCTACGGGCTTCCATTTCTGAATCTATAGAACAAGGAGACAGAACCAGACAATTCAGAACTAACACTGCACAACTCCATCAAGTGTAATCCAAGCTATCATTACTGTGAGACAGTACTGCATCATAAAAAGCCCAAGGGCTCTGGAAACAGACTGCTTTGGTTTCCATCTTGGCACCACTCTTAAGAGCTGTCGGACCTTGGAAAAATGACTTAGCCTCTCTGTGTCTCGGTTTcacttctgaaaatggacataatgATTCTTCAAAgagttgtgaggaataaatgagaaaatgcatgtaaagtgTTCACCTCTTCAAGTGTGACCTCCTGGCACACTGAAtgatttcaacaaatgtttgttactGTTATCATTCCAATTTCATTCTAAAATGTACCTAaattcaatttcatttaaaaatgtatgtaaaaacTGAAAGGGAAACAAACTCCAAAGTGTTAACAATGCTGACCTTTGCACCGTGGGGTTATGGGGGgtcattcttttgtattttcaagttttttaaaaataaaatgtactactGTTTCGGCAGAAAAGACTTTGCTTTTAAGAATGACTACTAGCCTCTTTCAATTCTTCCAGAATACTTGGCTGTTATTACTTCAGATGAAAGGCAGATCCGCCTACTGAAACGCCATTCCTCATTGTGTTTTCTTTCCGGCACTGGAGACATTTCCACTGTCACCCCAATGCTCTGGAACAAAGGCTGAGGAAAAGCCTGAGTCCCGGACAGACGTCAAAATCTAACCCTGCACCACCTCTGCAATGAACCAGGCCTCCAGCACAACACACCAAGTTAGCTCACCTTACTCACCGGACACGGGCACAGCAACTCAGTCACCACCAGTGCGGCTTGGACACACTGTGCAGGATTCACGGAAGGCTGTCTCCCAGCACACTCTGTATTAACCCGCTAAAGCTCCAGAGGGAGATGAACCAAAAAGGAAGGGTACCAACACAGAGGCACACCACCCACCCCCCAGCAAACAGAACCAGAATGTAGGGCTCCTGTGGACCCTGGAACGacagggactgaggcaggagtccTCTGAGCTTCTGGAGGCCACAGAGTAGCCACAATGTGTAGGGATGCAGAGCTATCAGAACAATGTGACAGATGACAACGGCCTGCTTAGTCTCAAGGCTGAAGACAATGAACCTTTGCTTAAAGAAAGGCTGTTTGAGCCTCAGGCATTACAAGAAAAGGGTCAGATCCTTCAAATGGGCTGGCATTTCCAAGGCAACAGGTATTTCCAAGTACAT
The sequence above is a segment of the Pan paniscus chromosome 10, NHGRI_mPanPan1-v2.0_pri, whole genome shotgun sequence genome. Coding sequences within it:
- the TMCC3 gene encoding transmembrane and coiled-coil domain protein 3 isoform X1: MPGSDTALTVDRTYSDPGRHHRCKSRVERHDMNTLSLPLNIRRGGSDTNLNFDVPDGILDFHKVKLTADSLKQKILKVTEQIKIEQTSRDGNVAEYLKLVNNADKQQAGRIKQVFEKKNQKSAHSIAQLQKKLEQYHRKLREIEQNGASRSSKDISKDHLKDIHRSLKDAHVKSRTAPHCMESSKSGMPGVSLTPPVFVFNKSREFANLIRNKFGSADNIAHLKNSLEEFRPEASARAYGGSATIVNKPKYGSDDECSSGTSGSADSNGNQSFGAGGASTLDSQGKLAVILEELREIKDTQAQLAEDIEALKVQFKREYGFISQTLQEERYRYERLEDQLHDLTDLHQHETANLKQELASIEEKVAYQAYERSRDIQVLSRSSDGDVKEARRSVSQSQKKNWPRDTLVAICVLVIEDLAWMRSREIASDGVLSNTAFREQVKAQLPHSQPQSLPLPSLAFLRQSLTDGQKSLSGGNKDWPLEIPHTPWLKGGVVTKWNLPPPLLCP
- the TMCC3 gene encoding transmembrane and coiled-coil domain protein 3 isoform X2, with the translated sequence MRRVERHDMNTLSLPLNIRRGGSDTNLNFDVPDGILDFHKVKLTADSLKQKILKVTEQIKIEQTSRDGNVAEYLKLVNNADKQQAGRIKQVFEKKNQKSAHSIAQLQKKLEQYHRKLREIEQNGASRSSKDISKDHLKDIHRSLKDAHVKSRTAPHCMESSKSGMPGVSLTPPVFVFNKSREFANLIRNKFGSADNIAHLKNSLEEFRPEASARAYGGSATIVNKPKYGSDDECSSGTSGSADSNGNQSFGAGGASTLDSQGKLAVILEELREIKDTQAQLAEDIEALKVQFKREYGFISQTLQEERYRYERLEDQLHDLTDLHQHETANLKQELASIEEKVAYQAYERSRDIQVLSRSSDGDVKEARRSVSQSQKKNWPRDTLVAICVLVIEDLAWMRSREIASDGVLSNTAFREQVKAQLPHSQPQSLPLPSLAFLRQSLTDGQKSLSGGNKDWPLEIPHTPWLKGGVVTKWNLPPPLLCP
- the TMCC3 gene encoding transmembrane and coiled-coil domain protein 3 isoform X5, producing MRRVERHDMNTLSLPLNIRRGGSDTNLNFDVPDGILDFHKVKLTADSLKQKILKVTEQIKIEQTSRDGNVAEYLKLVNNADKQQAGRIKQVFEKKNQKSAHSIAQLQKKLEQYHRKLREIEQNGASRSSKDISKDHLKDIHRSLKDAHVKSRTAPHCMESSKSGMPGVSLTPPVFVFNKSREFANLIRNKFGSADNIAHLKNSLEEFRPEASARAYGGSATIVNKPKYGSDDECSSGTSGSADSNGNQSFGAGGASTLDSQGKLAVILEELREIKDTQAQLAEDIEALKVQFKREYGFISQTLQEERYRYERLEDQLHDLTDLHQHETANLKQELASIEEKVAYQAYERSRDIQEALESCQTRISKLELHQQEQQALQTDTVNAKVLLGRCINVILAFMTVILVCVSTIAKFVSPMMKSRCHILGTFFAVTLLAIFCKNWDHILCAIERMIIPR
- the TMCC3 gene encoding transmembrane and coiled-coil domain protein 3 isoform X3 — protein: MPGSDTALTVDRTYSDPGRHHRCKSRVERHDMNTLSLPLNIRRGGSDTNLNFDVPDGILDFHKVKLTADSLKQKILKVTEQIKIEQTSRDGNVAEYLKLVNNADKQQAGRIKQVFEKKNQKSAHSIAQLQKKLEQYHRKLREIEQNGASRSSKDISKDHLKDIHRSLKDAHVKSRTAPHCMESSKSGMPGVSLTPPVFVFNKSREFANLIRNKFGSADNIAHLKNSLEEFRPEASARAYGGSATIVNKPKYGSDDECSSGTSGSADSNGNQSFGAGGASTLDSQGKLAVILEELREIKDTQAQLAEDIEALKVQFKREYGFISQTLQEERYRYERLEDQLHDLTDLHQHETANLKQELASIEEKVAYQAYERSRDIQEALESCQTRISKLELHQQEQQALQTDTVNAKVLLGRCINVILAFMTVILVCVSTIAKFVSPMMKSRCHILGTFFAVTLLAIFCKNWDHILCAIERMIIPR
- the TMCC3 gene encoding transmembrane and coiled-coil domain protein 3 isoform X4, encoding MNTLSLPLNIRRGGSDTNLNFDVPDGILDFHKVKLTADSLKQKILKVTEQIKIEQTSRDGNVAEYLKLVNNADKQQAGRIKQVFEKKNQKSAHSIAQLQKKLEQYHRKLREIEQNGASRSSKDISKDHLKDIHRSLKDAHVKSRTAPHCMESSKSGMPGVSLTPPVFVFNKSREFANLIRNKFGSADNIAHLKNSLEEFRPEASARAYGGSATIVNKPKYGSDDECSSGTSGSADSNGNQSFGAGGASTLDSQGKLAVILEELREIKDTQAQLAEDIEALKVQFKREYGFISQTLQEERYRYERLEDQLHDLTDLHQHETANLKQELASIEEKVAYQAYERSRDIQVLSRSSDGDVKEARRSVSQSQKKNWPRDTLVAICVLVIEDLAWMRSREIASDGVLSNTAFREQVKAQLPHSQPQSLPLPSLAFLRQSLTDGQKSLSGGNKDWPLEIPHTPWLKGGVVTKWNLPPPLLCP